Within Sinorhizobium sp. RAC02, the genomic segment GCGGCAGCCAGACGGCAAGGGTGACGGGATCGACGAGGGCTTCATAGAGAGCAAGCGCCGGCGCGGCGATGACCCGCGAGGCACGATCAACCCGTGTTTGCGCAGTCGAAGCCAATTCGCTCTCCACATGGACGGCGCAGCAACAAACCAAGCGCACGATCGGCGCATGCTAACAAATGAAGGACATGACTGGAAAAGAAATGGCGCACCCGAAGAGATTCGAACTCCTGACCCCCAGATTCGTAGTCTGGTGCTCTATCCAGCTGAGCTACGGGTGCGCTGGCAACGGGGTGTGTATTGCCCGGCTGCGAGGCGGTTCCTAAAGGGTGCGCCGGCTTATTGCAAGCGCCTTTCTGAGAAAAAATGTACTTTTTTCATCGTGCCGTCACATCCCGCCCGGAACACCGGGCTTTATGCGCGGTGGCGGAAGGCGTCGAGGGGGACGGGGCGGTCCGGCAGTTCGATGCGGAAGAGCGTGCCGGGCGTTACCTTCTCGACCAGCGCGATCGTGCCGCCATGGGCGAGCACGAGTTCGCGGGCGATGGCGAGGCCAAGCCCGGTGCCGCCGGAGCGCGCGGAGCCACGGAAGGCGGCAAACAGGTTTTCGCGGGCCTTGGCCGGCATGCCGGGGCCGTTGTCGTCGATGGCGATCGACACCACGCTGCCGGTGCGCAGGCCCGTGACGAGCACGGTGCGCCGCTCGACGCTGTTGGCCTGCGACAGCGCCTCGACGGCGTTGCGGCAGAGATTGTGGATGACGCGAAAGAGCTGCTCGCTGTCGGCGTCGACCTGAAGGCCGGGCTCGACCTGAAGCATAAATTCGATATCGCCGCGCGAATCGAGCGCCAGCACCTCCGAGACCTCCTGCACCAGCGGGCGCAGCGCGACGAAGCGACGACGCGGCTCCGGCTCGCGCATGCGGCCATAGGAAAGCACCTCGTTGGTATAGCCGACGGCCCGGTCGATGCTGCGCAGCAGTTTTGGCGCGACGCGCTTGACCACCGGGTCGTCGACATCCGACAGGCGGTCGGACATGAGTTGGGCGGAAGACAGGATGTTGCGCATGTCGTGGTTGATCTTCGACACGGCGAGGCCGAGATCGGCGAGGTTCTTCTGTTCCTTCAGCGTGCGTTGCAGCGTCTGCTGCATGGCGGCGAGATGGACGCCGGCGACGGCAATCTCGTCGCGCCCGCCGGAAGGCTCCAGCACGCGGCTCGGATTGGACGGGTCGGCGG encodes:
- a CDS encoding HAMP domain-containing sensor histidine kinase — encoded protein: MVDRDGVPSLTEKPVPAVSFLSGLSGRLLLLTAVFVLIAEVLIFVPSVANMRLQWLRDRLNTAAAASVVIEGLPDQELPRAVQAETLMATGAKAIVLKKQDASRIVAAVDMPPSIDAQYDLSDVSTLTSIYDAFDTLVFGGDRIIRVFGPVGESSTRIELLLDEYKLRRAMLGYARNVFILSMIISLVTASPIFFALNRLLIRPIRRMTANIQEFTADPSNPSRVLEPSGGRDEIAVAGVHLAAMQQTLQRTLKEQKNLADLGLAVSKINHDMRNILSSAQLMSDRLSDVDDPVVKRVAPKLLRSIDRAVGYTNEVLSYGRMREPEPRRRFVALRPLVQEVSEVLALDSRGDIEFMLQVEPGLQVDADSEQLFRVIHNLCRNAVEALSQANSVERRTVLVTGLRTGSVVSIAIDDNGPGMPAKARENLFAAFRGSARSGGTGLGLAIARELVLAHGGTIALVEKVTPGTLFRIELPDRPVPLDAFRHRA